GCCCAATAACGTGCCGATTTTGCCGGGAACTTGTCCGGCCAAACGGCTCAAGGGAATGGGAATGGCTGCCGCCAGACTGGCAAGTGAAAACGGTATGCCGCGCTCTTCCAAACAGCAGGCCGCGCATTTTGTGGGCGAAGAAATTCCATCGCATAGTTGCTGCCCGCGATACATCAATGTTCCCCGTTGGCAAACAAATCCCAAACTGGCCAGATGATTGGTGACAACGACGCGCGCACCGGTTTGTTTTGCCAGGCGCAACTCTCGTAATCCGACGCCGGTCACGTAGCTGTGAAAGTGCACCACGTCCGGAGATTGCGCCATCAACCATTCGTGAAACCGTTCTGCGCCGCGCGCGACGGTCAATCCCTGGCATTCTTCCCGCGTTGGATTCGGTGGAATCGGAAACCGGTATACCGGCAACCCATCGTGCAGATAAGTTCGTTCGTGTGGATTGGCTGGGTCGGGTGCAACCACTGTCACGTCATGTCCGGCAGATTGCTGACGACGCGCTAACCCCGCAACGTAGACTTCCGTCCCGCCCAGGCTGTCGGGAAAATACCAACCTAAGGCGTGAACGATCTTCATATTCATTTCAACCCTGGAGGCTGGAGGCGGACGTGGGCGGTGCCCACGCCTATTAAATCTCGCCCTTTCAAGGCAAAGACAAAGAGATTGCAGACTTGTGTGGATACCAATGGGCTGCCACCGGTTATTGAATTTCGCCCTTTCAGGGCTTGAGGCTTCATTTGCAAAACGCAGGTATTCATTTCGATGAACCGACCCCTTTGGCAGAATCGGCGGATTGGAACGTCGCCCAATCGGGAATCACATATTCTCCGTTGGCGTCGAGCGGAGTTCCCGCCAAACGATTTCGACGTGCGCGGCGCAAATACCGAAGCCAATCACCAAGCGACAAATTCATGTATTGAATCCGCAGCCGCGCCAACGGCCAACGTCCGGCCTTCAGATCAATGTATGTCGCCTTGGCCAGCAGGAACACACGGTTGCGTTTGGCTTGCTCCAACTCTTCACCTTCGAGCGGGCATTCCGGCGACAGCAACGCGCGCCAGACTTCGCCCGGCACCATCGCGTATTCGCGCAAAGCTTTATCGCTCTGAAATTCCTGCCCCGGATGCAACCGATACCAGAACAAATCCGCAGGCAGCAGCAGCACCCTGTAGCGAGCGCAAGCCTTCAGCCAGAAAATGTTGTCCGAACCCACCCCCAAATTTTCAAATCCACCGAGTTCCCGTAACACTTCTGTCCGAAACAGCGCACAGGCCGGCCCCCCTTGAAACATTCCCAGGCCCAGAAACTCACGCTGGTAAGATTGCCTCGGCGTCAAAAGCATTGGACACAGACCACCTGGCCAATGATTGCTTAGGCTCAACCCAAACGCGGCACGCGGTTCGGCTTCCATTGGCGCAACCATTGTCATCAAACAATGCGGATACATCACGTCGTCGGAATCGTGATATTTGATGTATTTCCCGCGCGCCAAACTCGCCGCGCGGTTGCGGTTCGGGTAATCGCCCAGATTGGTTTCATTGACGACAACACGGATGCGGCTGTCGCGGCGGGCGTATCGGTTTGCGATTTCGACGCTGCCATCGGTCGAACGGTCATCCACGACGACCAATTCCCAATCGTCGAAGGTTTGCCACAACACGCTTTCAATCGCGGCGGGCAAAAACTGTTCCCGGTTGTAACAGGTCATCAAGACGCTGACCAAAGGAGTGTCCATCAATGATTTGTTGCAGCCAAATCCCCGGCGTTTTTTAGATTTAGTCAGGTTTTACCGTCTACGCAAAAGGTTCTTGTTTTTGCCCTGAAAGGGCTAGATTTAATAGCCGTGGGCATCGCCCGCGGGAACTTCGCCAGTTTTTTTCCGACCCTGAAGGGGTCGCAGTTGAATTGTTGGTACGGCCCTTTCAGGGTCGTAGAACTATTATCTTCACACCGGGGACGCTGTCCCCGGCTATGAAATTACGCCCTTTCAGGGCAATTGCTTTGACGTTCTATCTAACTTTCTTCCCTTTCATCAGTCGGATGCCGTATCGAACAGGAAACACCACGGCGTTGGGAATCCACGGATGATCCAAGCGGCTGCCGTAATGCAATTTGATCTTTGTGGGACGAGGTCGTCGCAATTCCCTGTAGCGGGCAAATAGCGCCTGGTAATCAGCCACGCGCTCGCGAATGTCGAATTGTTCGACCACCACCTGCCGAGCAGCGCGACTCATCACTTCCAACTGGTCGCGGTTGGCGGCGAGTTCCGCAATCGCATCGGCGAACCCGGCAATGTCGGCGACTTCGGGCGTGAACCCCGTCACGCCCGGCGTGACGACTTCGGGAACGCCGGTTTCGATGTTGCTGACCACGGGAACCAGTCCCGCGCCCATCGCTTCCAGCAACGCAACCGGAAATCCTTCCGCGCGTGTAGGCAGCACAAACACATCGTGCCGGGCGCATTGATCCAGCACTTCGGCATTTGTGCGTTGCCCCAGGTAATTGACCCGATGCGTTTGCGGCCATCGCCTTTTGAGTTCCTCTCCGTGCGGGCCGTCCCCAATCACCGTCCAGGTAGTTTCAACACCCAATTCCACCAATTGAGCGTCAATCTGTGGCAGATCGAAAATTCCCTTTTGCCCATGCTCCAACCGCCCGGCAAACAACAATCGCAACGGCCCAGGTTGAGGCGCGCGGACTTTTGATGGCAGCGCAATTCCGTAGCGCAAATGAAAAATAGTTTCTCGCCGATGCGGCAGTCGTCTCAACAACTTTTCATACATCGCCCGGCTGTACGCGATGTAAGCGTCAATCACCAGTTCGTGCTTTGCCGCCAGGTCGTAGTAATACTCGTGATCTCCGTGCAAAAGCTGATACACCGTGTGATCAGTGTCATGCCGGGTCAGCATCGCCAATTCCAGAAAATCATTGGACACCAAAACTCCCGGCCCAGGCGGAATCACCGTAGCCAGCCGCCGCATCACACTGCGCAAATTTTCAATCGGCAACCGATGCTCAAAACTGATTTGTTTGTCCGCCGCCAGCGGGCGATTGAATCGGGTATCGGTGTCCAGATGGTTATGTGTCAGCACAGCACAATGCTGAAACGCATCCGGGCGACGATGTTGCAATAGATTGGCAATGATGCTGATGACGCCGCCAAGCTTGTCGGGCAGAATGTAAACCAGATTCGGTTTCACTTGCCCTCCGCCGCGCGCAGAACCACAGCATTATTCAGATAGAAATTTGAATTTGCTGTTAGTCCTGCTCTGAAGAATTTGCTTTGTAACAACTGAACTAACCGGCGTTTTCCCACTTGGGTCATGCGGCTTTTTATTCGATTGGTCAGGTTTCGATTTGAAGGCAAAATTGAAACGTCATCCAAAACTGTGCTCAAAACATCAAGTGCATTGCCCAAACATTCTTGCTGCTCGATTTCAAATCCGTATTGGTCTGCCAACTTGCGAATGCCGTGAGGTGTCACACGGTAAAAATCAAACGGTTCCATGTGAAGCGGAAAGGAAAAAGGCACAGTCAGAATCAACCGTCCGCCAGACTTCAACAAGTTTCTCAGGTTCGCCAATCCCGTAGCCCAATCAGCAACGTGTTCCAGAACTTCAGTGCAAACAATCAATGCGTAAGCATTTCCGTTAAGCTTCTCTGGGATCAAAGCAGGGTCATCAATTGCACCGATAACTTCCACATTGGCTTGGGCATTCTGACAAACATCCATTCCAAGATAGGTGGCTCCCAAAGATTCGATCAGTTCGCGCAAAGGCTGTTCTCCGCACCCAACGTCCAGAACCGCCTCGATACCTTTCGTTTCCCGTACACACTTTCGCAGGATGTTTGGCAACCACTGTGCAAGACAAGCCACGTGGTAGCGATCTCTTCCAACAGGTAACTCTTCATACGAAACACGATGAACAAATTGATTCTGGTCTATTGTCGCCATGCCTTCACCATAACACCCCAACACATCGCTTGCCCGGCGAACGGACTACTTACGGGCGCTACCGGAGGAACCCACGGCAACGAAACCAGATCGTCCAGCGTGTAATGGAAGCCTTCGCGTTCCAGCAATTCCAGCACGAACGGCAGGTTGCGCTGGCGCGGATCGAAATCGTGAAGCTCCATCAAAATCGCCCGCACATTTTCCAAAGCTCCGGCGCAATCCGCGAGCACGGCCCGCTCTGCGCCTTCAATATCAAGCTTCAACAAATCAATCGGTTCGGCGGAGAGGAGATCGCGCAACCGGATGCTGGGAACTTCGCGGCGCGTGGCGCTGGTGTTTGCGCTGACTTCGGCCACGGCGCCGGAATCCGCGCCTTCGCAGGCAAAGCTGATCGAACCATTTTCTTTCCAAATGGCGGCTTGCACGGTTTCTACATCTGCCGCGCGGTTGCGGCGGAGATTGTCGGTCAGAATTTCGTGGATTGTCGGATCGGCTTCGTATGCGGTGATGCGCGCTGCCGGGTACAGCCGTTTGATATAGAGCGACGCCAATCCGATGTTGGCTCCGCAATCCAGAATGCGCGGCGTGGCAGTGTCGAGTTCCACACGCATCGTTTGACGCACAAAGATGTCTTCCCACTGCGGGCAGGTCGAAAGCAGATCGGCGTACCGCAACCGGTATTCGCCCAGTTGAATTTCTCCGGGCGAATAGCGCGGCACTTGTTCCGCAATCTGGCAGGCGTGCCGCCAGGCGGCAACTTCCGGCGTGGGGAAATAATGCCGCTTGACGCGACCGGCGATTCGTCGAGCTTTCAGTAAAACGTTGGGCATTGCGAACAAATTCGACACCGCAGTTTGCCTTGAAAAGGCAAGACTGAATAAACGTGGGCAACGTCCACGGACAAGTTCGACGCCGCAGTTTTTGCCCTGCAAGGGCAAGATTGAATAGACGTGAGCAACGCCCACGGATAAACGCCGAAGATTTCCGACCCTGAAAGGGTCGAACTTTTCGTCCAGTCCAGGCGCGACCCTTTCAGGGTCGAAAAACCTGTCTTTTCATTCCGGGGACGCTGTCCCCGGCTATTGAATTACGTCCTTTCAGGACTTTGACAACACTTCCATCAATCCGCCCTCTGCGCCTTCACCATCAACCGTTTTGACACATGCGCGTTGACGCGTTCGGGATCGTTCACCGTCAATTCCGGCGCGCCGGTCAACCAGAACTCGGCAGCTTCGACGCCTTGAGCAAAGCTGTGATCCTGGTTGGAAACTTCGTATTTCCACGCGCCGAACCGGCCACGACTGAGCACATCGCGTTCCGCGAAAGTGGGCAGCAATTGCCGCAAGGCTTCGTCGCGGCGCAACGAAGGCGTTGGGTAACCGTATTCCAACCGCCGATACCAGGTGTGATGAACGAGGGTGCGGTCGGCAATCAATCGCGTGTTAATCATCCCCTGAACCACTTCTTCCACAATGGTGTCGCTGTTAACGGGTTTGTGCGCGGATTCCGACACTTCGACCATCAGCGACCAATATCGGTTGATGTCCGGCACATTGTTAGGCGAGTAATGCGAAAAGACCGTCGCGCGATAAAACGGCGAATCGGATTCGGGAAAATACATCCAGCATTTTTTGTGCAACGGTTCGGGCGGTTGGCCGCACAATGCGGCTCCGATGATGTGCGTGGATGAATGACGCAACAGCTTGGCGGCGGCGTTCAGTTCCGGTGCCAAATCGCTCACAGCGACCAGCGCATCCAGCGGAATGCCGCTGAGCAAACGGCGATACCGAATACGTTCGCCGTTGTCGAACTGTGCGATGCGGTTCGCAGTGTCGAGTTTGACGAGTGTGTGCCGCATTTTCAGTTTGGCCGGATGCGCATCTTCCAGTTTGCGAGCCAATGCGCGCCACACTGCGCCTGTGCCTCCGCGTTTGGGAAACCGAAATTGGTTGTTCGGCCCCCACGAAACGTCATCGCGGTTGTGCATGACATTTCCGATGACGCGCTCCAAATCCACAGTGGCAACACGTTCGCCTACCCAATTGCGGCTCAATTCTTCTGGCGGATATGCCCAGACCTTAAAATTGTATGGGCGCATAAACACCGCCGCGATGCCTTCGCCAAATACGGCATCTATCCATTCGCCAAAATTTCCCGGCTTGCCGTTCTGTCGCAATCGCAACAAACCGCGCACACATTCCCAGCGTACTTCGATCGGCAATCGGTGCAGGTTCAATTGAAACGGATACGGCACAAACGTATCGCGCAGCCAGACCCACGATTCGCGTTCGTGATACAGCCAGCCCTCCGCGCCCAGCAATTCGTCCATCAAATCATCGAAGTATTCGTAATGGCTGAACTGTACGTGGCCGCCCAAATCCCAGGTGAAGCCGTGTTCGTCAGTAATTGAACCGGCCAAGCCACCCGCTTCGGCAGTGGCTTCGCACAGCATCCAGGAATTTTGGCAATCGCTGTGACCGGATTGGCTCAATCGCCAGGCTGCGCCTAATCCTGTCGGGCCAGCGCCAATGATCAAAATGTCAGTTTCCAGTGGCAAGTTTGTTTAATTCCGAAGGACTGATTGTTTTTGCCCTGAAAGGGCAAGGGTTAATAGACGTGGGCACCGCCCACGGAATCTGGAGCCGTGCGTTACGACCCTGAAAGGGTCGTACTAACCAACTTGCGCGACCCCTTCAGGGTCGGGCCCAATCTTACCGCTCTCCACGGGGACTTTGTCCCTGTCTATTAAATTTCGCCCTTTCAGGGCTTTCAGTTCCGTTAGCGTCATAACCAATGATTGGGAACTTGTTCCACTAACTGAATGCGACGGTGTAAAGCCGCTGGTGCCTCTCCCACAGATGCGCGGGCGTCAGATGTTCGGCATAACATCGCCGCGAGCGTTCGGACATTGCAGCCAATTCCGCCGGGGGCATCGTGAACATGGTTTCCAAACCCGCGGCGATCATTTCCGGGGTTAAATCGAACAGTATCACACAGCCAGCGCCCAAATCGCGGAAAGTTTTGTTGCCTCCCGTCGCGTGCAACAACAAGGGCTTGGCGGCTTCCAGCGCCTCAATTGTTGACAGATCAAACAGACTGAACCGGTTGACGTTGATAACGAAATCCACCGCTTGCAGCAATGACGAAACGTCCGCGACTCGCCCCAGCGCACGCAGTCGCGGATGACGCGGCAACTTTTCCGGATTCGGCCCGGCCAGCACAATTTGCCCGGGCATTTCGGTTTGATCCGGCAACATCGGCAGCGCAGCCAACAAGGCGTCCAATCCTCGGTAGGGTTGATCGTTGCCCAGATACAACCCCAGCGGAACTTCGACGGGCAATTTCCATTCGACGCGCAACTCCGCTTTGCTCAGGCCTGTTTTCTGCGATCGAGTTCCGGCTCCTCCTGTCATCAGATAAGTCACATCGCCAAGGCATTGGCCAAAGCGCGGGTCAATCCGCAGAAACTCTTCGCCCGCTTCCGGGCAGGGCAAAATCAACCGATCCACATTTCGCCAGATGGTCAATTCGCGCTTGCTCCAATGCTGCACATCGGGAAAGCTATACACTTCGCGCCAATCGCGTTCCGGCACGCCCCAGCACCAGGCAATATACAAGGCCACGGGAAACGGCGCGTGAATCATCAGCCATACCTTTTGCTCCGCAAGCCGATGTTCCAGCAAATGCTCGGCGACAAAAGGATCATGCGCAAACAGCACTTGCGCGTCCGGCGAAGCCAATGCCGTATGGATGGTTTCTGCCGACGATTCCACCGACTGTTCAATGACCCGTTGAAACATGCGATCCAGCAATCCGTGCGTCGTTTGCAACTCGGCTTCTGTAGGCCGATAAAACGTTGGAGCGCCCAGAACCGACCGTTTGATTCGTCCAGCCTGTTTGCGCAACTTTTCCATCAACCCAGCCTCGTGCTTTGGTTGTGACACGGCTCGCGACGGAAAAATGACTTCGTGATCGCTGGGTTCAATGTGCGCCGAAGCCAGTTGATCCAAATATCCTGCCGGGCCGCCTAATCTCGCCAACGGTGGGCCAATCTGAATGACTTTCATTTGCGATACAGAATGAAGGAATTGCAGAACACCCCGTAACTTTTGTACGGTTGAGCGCCCCATTCGGAATGGTCGGAAAGAAATTCGTGGAAAGCGCGGGCTTCGCCTTTGTTCGGATGGCCTTTGTAATGAAACCAATCGTCGAACAGGATCAAACAACCATCCTGCAAAATCGGCGCGACGCCCGCGAGCGTCAGCTTGGTAGATTCATACAGGTCGCAATCAATGTGGAGCAACGCGACTTTGTCGTATTTGGCGGGGATCGAGGCGGGAATGGTTTGGTCGTACCAACCGGCTTCGATTTGAGGGGCGGGCAGTTCGCATGCAGCGAATAAATCAATAACCACTTGTGGAATCACGGGCGCTCCCAAGGGTAAAAGCGGATGCCAGCCATGATTGGTGGCGCAATCACCTTGTTGCCAACGTGCGTGCTGTTCGGTGTCGGGCGGCAATCCGCGAAACGAATCGAACCCAACGAAACGACGTGTCATTCCTTTGTTATCGAAACTATGCCCTTTGGCCAGAATCGCCAGACTGATGCCGGTGAAAACGCCAAATTCCAACACGTCGCCGGGAATCGCTTCGTAATTGACATACTCAATCGCAGACATAAACGCATCCGAGCGGCGATCTCTGCGGATCAGTTGCGTCATCACACTCAGTTCCGGCCGTCCCAGAATTAATTGGCGCGACTGGCTAAGTGTTTTTCTCAAGTACTTTCGCATGCTTTTCAATTGGCGGATGCGCTGCGCGTTGCGCCCAGCTTGCGTACTTCCCAGATGCAATCAATGTGGACGTACCCTTTTCGCTGGCTGTCCAGTTGATAAAGAGCCGACCCGCCCGGATCAACGGAGAACGTAAAGGCGGGTTCCTGCCAGTCGAACGTTTCTTGTTCATTCCACAAACACAATGCCAGATGAAAAGTGTCGGCAAGCAGGCAATTGGCCGGCATCAGCACATCAGCTTCATATTCTCCGGCTTTGTCCGGCGTTTCGATGCTGAAATCCATGGTGTTAGTGGTAAACAGCGGCAACCCATCCGCCGACAATACGCCAATTCCGATGCGTGTTCCGGGCGAATCTTCCGGCAGAACGTAATGCAACCGAATGACAAACGATTCCGTGCAAACTGGTTCGGAGATGGGATTGCCAGATACATCACAGAGTTTCGCCGACAAAAACTGCGGGTCACCAGTCAGGCTGCGTGCGGTGTAATGTTCGCCGCTGTTTTCGCGCAGGTAATTGGAAATCATTGTACGCGGTTTGCCATTACCAACGACGTTGCCGCCTTGCAACACGATCACTTTGGAACAGAGCCGTTCAATCGCAGCCATGTTATGACTGACGAATAAAACGGTGCGGCCGCTTTCGGCGACTTCGCCCATTTTGCCCAGGCATTTTTTCTGAAATTGCGCATCGCCGACCGATAATACTTCGTCCACAATCAGAATTTCCGGCTCCAGATGAGCGGCAACGGCAAACGCCAACCGCATATACATTCCGCTGGAGTAATACTTGACCGCTGTGTCCAGAAATTTTTCGACCCCGGCAAAATCTATAATTTCGTCGAATTTGCGTGCAATTTCGGCGCGGCGCATTCCCAGAATTGCGCCGTTCAAATAAACATTTTCGCGACCGGTTAATTCCGGATGAAATCCGGTGCCGACCTCCAACAAACTCCCCACGCGACCGTGAATGGTGATTCGTCCTTCAGTCGGTTCGGTAATGCGAGAAAGAATTTTCAGCAGCGTGCTTTTGCCCGCTCCGTTGCGCCCGATGATGCCGACGACTTCGCCGTGGTTGACTTCAAAGGAAACGTCTTTCAACGCCCAGATGGTTTCGGTCGGCGAAGCAGCGACCGCGGCGCCATTGAACGAATTTTTCAGCGCGCGAAATGGTCGCGCCATCGCATCGGTCAATGTTTCGCGAAAGTTTCTATAAATTTCGCGTTTGCCGATGCGATACAGCTTGCTTACCTGTTCGCTGCGAATTGCCAGATTGCTCATCTTCAATATTGTGGGTCAATCCTGCAGGCGGGACGCCCGCGCTCCCAGAATCAAACAATGTCCGCGAAATTGCGCTCCATCCGTTTGAAATAATACGCGCCGCTGATCAGCACCAGAATCGAAGCCACGGTCGAAACCGCCACCATTAAACCAGGCTTGTTACCCGAACCGAGCAGCGCCCAGCGGAAGCCTTCGATCACGCCGACCATCGGGTTCAATCCATACAGCGTACGCCATGGTTCGCTGAGCATCGTGCTGGGATAAGCAATCGGCGTGGCCAACATCCAGAATTGCGTAATAAAGGGGACCACATACCGCACGTCGCGAAATTCGACGTTCAATGCCGACAGCCACAACCCAACTCCCAGCGCAGTTACCAACGCCAGCAACAGGAAAAACGGCAACCAGATGATGTTCAGCGTGGGCGTTTTGCCGTAATAGATCATCATCAACAACAACATCGCGAATGACAGCGCGAAATCTACGAAACCGGAAATCACAGTCGAAATGGGAATCACCAACCGTGGAAAATAGACTTTGGTCAACAGATTCGAACTGCCGACCAAACTGTTCGAAGATTGGCTCAATCCATTGGCGAAAAACGTCCAGGGAACCAGTGCGGCAAAGGAAAAGATGGGATACGGAATTCCGTCAGAAGGAATTTTGGCCAACCGGCCAAAAAAGACGCTGAACACCAGCATCGTGAACAGCGGCTGGATAATCGCCCAGGCTGCACCGAGTGCGGTTTGTTTGTAACGGACTTTGATGTCGCGCCAAGTCAGGAAATACAATAATTCCCGGTAAACCCACAACTCGCCGAGTTTCAGTGAAACCCATCCTCGCCCCGGTTCGATCACCAGATAAGGCTGGTCAGCGGAATGCAGATAGCTTTCCGCCATTTCATTTTTCTGCATGGTTGGCACCAACTTTTTACGGAAGTTTCAGGCGAGATAATCGTGGCAGGAAACCAAAACCGTCAACAACTCGCAGTTTGATATAGTCCGGCTACACAAATCCCAATTGGGATATAAGAAAAAATTTCAATAGAACGTAATTGGGGCGGGGACGAGACGTGGGGTCGAACAGCGGCTGGAATTTATTGGTGAACCTATCCTTGTCCAGTGCGAAATCATCGCACCGGTTTCAAGAAGCGTTTATACCGAATGCCGCTTTCATTTTGGCAGAAAACGAGGACGTGAATTCTGCGCGTAAGACCTGTCAAAAAACCAACAAGGATTGCGGTCGGTGGTCGAATATGAAGTTCGCAGAGAGTTTTCCTAAGAACACAGATTGAATCGGTGAAAAGACACACCAATTCCCTCCAAAGTACCGTCAAAGGAAACCTCAATGCTTGAGGCGGCACTGTTTATACCAAAGAACCGCCAATCCTTAAAATGCTTTTTTGTACAAACGAACCCTGGCCTTGCCCAAGACGATCAATGACGAACCAAAATCAGTGGGCAAAAAATCGGTATTTTCACGCTTTTACCCATTGATTTCTTTGGCTTAGAGATTTGATTCTTCAACAATTTGGCGGAAAGATCGGGACAACAAAACTGGACGCGGTGGAAAGCGTCAAATGATGCAGATTGTGTCCTTGATTGAAGGCCGAACTGGTTGCCGTTGTGTTTGCATTGAAATTGATCGCCGCACCAAGAATTCCGCCATCGTCATCGCGCCAAAATTTCATCCACCCGGTTCTTCCCGCCGGAATCACATTCGTAAATCGAGGAACTGTACGCGGAAAATCGGAATTCGACAGAATCGCGCGGAATTGTCGTCGTGTCGTGCTGCGTTCAAAGCTGTACGAATGCTCTTCATCGTCAAACAAAATCCCGAACAATTGACCTATCGTGCTGACACCGGTTCCCAAATTGCCGCCAATGCGATCTATTACCAGCAACGTCGAATTTCCATCCACCGTACTCGGAATGCCGTCAATGGCCAACACTCTTGGCGCGGCGTTGTAGCTGATTCCGTCAAAGCGAATTTCCGAAGTCACGGAATTTCCATCGCAAACAGGCGGAGCGCCGGTCAATGCGGCAAAGGCCACAGCCGCCAAATTCGCCGCATGCCCGGAACTGAGTTTGACGAATTCGTCTCCGATCAGGAAATTGAAATTGATGGGGCAGCCCGTTCGTTCATCAACGGCAATGGCAATCAAATATCCGGTAATATCCGGATCAAAATCCGACGCCAGAAAACTGGTCGTTTGATTCGGCGTTAAACACACGTATGCATCGGCAACTGCCGCCGCGTCATCCTGAACGAAAAACAGATGCACGGCCACGGAACGCGACGGCTCGCTGTTCGTCAAATTGAACCGCGTGTTTTCGCGTGTCGCATTTGTCCCAATCGAACTGTAAAACGGAAAGACCAGCACCGAACCGGCTTTTTGATCGCTTGCCTCCAAAATGGCAGGAAACGGATTTCCCGGCCCAACCGCCGGGCAATTCACCGTCAAACAAGCCTGCACATTCAACACTGCATTGTTGATGCCATCGTTATCAGAATCGAAATTCACGGCTGAATTGACACAAAGCTGATTGCCTTGCGGCGTACCGTCCTTGATTTGCGCATTGAATTTGATGGTCACGGTTTCACTGATATTGATAGCCCCATTCCAATCAATTTGCGAACCGTTGATTGTACAGTTGCCCGCTGATGCCGTGCAGGAATTGGAAACGGCCAGCAAATTCGCCGGAAGTTGCGCGATAAATTCCGATCCCGGATTGTCGGTTTGCGTGCGATTGCCGATGTTTTTCAAACTGACTTCGATTTGGACGATGTTTCCTGCTCCGGAGCAGGTTGCCGGATCAGTCAATTTCAGCGTGACACTGGCTTGCGTGAAGTTTGCGCCTCCACTGCAATCGTGAAGCGGCGAAGCGGTGTTGCGGGGCGTGGGCGCGCCGGTTTGAAAGTTCAATGCGTTCTGGTTTGTGTCGCCGCAACCTTCGCCAACGCGCAAAATCGAAGTCGTTCCGCTCGGAGCCGGAGCCATGCCCGAACCTTCAAAGCAGTTCGCGGTGTTGCCGAAGCCTACAAAATCAATAGTGTTTGGCCCCAACGGGCAAGCGCCGCTGAGCAGGTTGGTGTTATTCACCAACGCGACTTTGCCCGATGTGGCAGCCATCGTGATGGTTCCGGTCACATCGGGCGCGGGCAACGGCGCGCCGTTCATTCCGCCGGAAGCCTGCCCGATCAAAAAGTATCGTCCCGGCGCAATCATCCCGGTCAGATCGGTTTTCTGCCAGGTTGAACCGCTGGCCGAACCATATTGCACAGACCAACCATTCAAGTTGACAGGCGCGCCGCTGCGGTTAAACAGCTCAATAAAATCGTTTGTAAACGGCGCGTTGCTGTTTCCGCCTCCGCCGTAAACTTGGCTGATCACAACATTGCCGGGCGGCGCGGGAGCCTGTACGGTTAGATTTATTGTCAAACTGCTGCTGCGCGATTGCGCGTCGGCAATCACGACCGGAATCATCTTTGCCCCAGGTGAAGTCATGGGTTCAACCAGCGGCTGGAAGGAAAAGACATTGTCGTTCG
The genomic region above belongs to Acidobacteriota bacterium and contains:
- a CDS encoding ABC transporter permease; the protein is MAESYLHSADQPYLVIEPGRGWVSLKLGELWVYRELLYFLTWRDIKVRYKQTALGAAWAIIQPLFTMLVFSVFFGRLAKIPSDGIPYPIFSFAALVPWTFFANGLSQSSNSLVGSSNLLTKVYFPRLVIPISTVISGFVDFALSFAMLLLMMIYYGKTPTLNIIWLPFFLLLALVTALGVGLWLSALNVEFRDVRYVVPFITQFWMLATPIAYPSTMLSEPWRTLYGLNPMVGVIEGFRWALLGSGNKPGLMVAVSTVASILVLISGAYYFKRMERNFADIV
- a CDS encoding lamin tail domain-containing protein, with the protein product MTMLTTIFHPAVRLRVFVGLLIFCCGYVVFSSPSRTMVSPDVVISQVYGAGGNSGATFQNDFIELFNRGNATVDLTGWAVQYAAATGTTWSKTDLSGMLAPGKYLLIQEAGGANGSPLPSPDITGAIAMAAAAGKVVLTNTNTLIASGTSCPAGATVVDLLGYGTTANCFEGSGPTANLSATTAAIRASNGCTETDNNASDFAVAAPNPRNSATPAIVCGAPTNPTGIGAANPNPVTLGNAVLLTVAVTPGTNPASTGITVTANLSSIGGAISQAFTDDGQNGDVTPNDNVFSFQPLVEPMTSPGAKMIPVVIADAQSRSSSLTINLTVQAPAPPGNVVISQVYGGGGNSNAPFTNDFIELFNRSGAPVNLNGWSVQYGSASGSTWQKTDLTGMIAPGRYFLIGQASGGMNGAPLPAPDVTGTITMAATSGKVALVNNTNLLSGACPLGPNTIDFVGFGNTANCFEGSGMAPAPSGTTSILRVGEGCGDTNQNALNFQTGAPTPRNTASPLHDCSGGANFTQASVTLKLTDPATCSGAGNIVQIEVSLKNIGNRTQTDNPGSEFIAQLPANLLAVSNSCTASAGNCTINGSQIDWNGAINISETVTIKFNAQIKDGTPQGNQLCVNSAVNFDSDNDGINNAVLNVQACLTVNCPAVGPGNPFPAILEASDQKAGSVLVFPFYSSIGTNATRENTRFNLTNSEPSRSVAVHLFFVQDDAAAVADAYVCLTPNQTTSFLASDFDPDITGYLIAIAVDERTGCPINFNFLIGDEFVKLSSGHAANLAAVAFAALTGAPPVCDGNSVTSEIRFDGISYNAAPRVLAIDGIPSTVDGNSTLLVIDRIGGNLGTGVSTIGQLFGILFDDEEHSYSFERSTTRRQFRAILSNSDFPRTVPRFTNVIPAGRTGWMKFWRDDDGGILGAAINFNANTTATSSAFNQGHNLHHLTLSTASSFVVPIFPPNC
- a CDS encoding ABC transporter ATP-binding protein; its protein translation is MSNLAIRSEQVSKLYRIGKREIYRNFRETLTDAMARPFRALKNSFNGAAVAASPTETIWALKDVSFEVNHGEVVGIIGRNGAGKSTLLKILSRITEPTEGRITIHGRVGSLLEVGTGFHPELTGRENVYLNGAILGMRRAEIARKFDEIIDFAGVEKFLDTAVKYYSSGMYMRLAFAVAAHLEPEILIVDEVLSVGDAQFQKKCLGKMGEVAESGRTVLFVSHNMAAIERLCSKVIVLQGGNVVGNGKPRTMISNYLRENSGEHYTARSLTGDPQFLSAKLCDVSGNPISEPVCTESFVIRLHYVLPEDSPGTRIGIGVLSADGLPLFTTNTMDFSIETPDKAGEYEADVLMPANCLLADTFHLALCLWNEQETFDWQEPAFTFSVDPGGSALYQLDSQRKGYVHIDCIWEVRKLGATRSASAN